In one window of Thermoleophilia bacterium DNA:
- the argS gene encoding arginine--tRNA ligase, with protein MISERVQRVVAEWAEARGLKDIPVCQLERPSEEAHGDYATPMCMQVAKRAGAPPRVLAEELRERLLAAPPVREVVEDIQVAGPGFLNFYLSPFAYAQAVREMLAQGDLIGKGTDKPYPRINLEFVSVNPNGPLHVGHGRYAAYGDSLQRLLKYSGHTLSTEYYINDYGRQMDRFGRSVAARYAQSFGVELPVPEDGYQGEYVKDIALALRAEVGDKYLGVLEEVAAALSKGGRESLSATVRAVDLLDEDEGEEGEAALESVEWPEVRGLPEALAYFRERSCQAMLAQIREELERFGVVFDVWFSESFLHTSGRVQRVVERLLASGEAYSKDGAIWLRTSTRGDDKDRVLIRKNGQPTYFAADIAYHENKLERGFDHLINIWGADHHGYVPRMKAAVEILSGRADTLEVIIGQLVNLLEQGELKQMSTRRGEMVTLRELTEAIGVDAARFFLVSRSPDQTLDLDLDLARRQSQENPVYYVQYAHARIASILRNAPLDLEAAVPTDRAVFSSVYERDLIKRLESFGAVVQDAAQRRAPHRIAAYAQDLAGDFHVFYRHCRVLGTKPATAASRLALCVLTKRVIGRCLDLLGVSAPESM; from the coding sequence GTGATATCTGAACGGGTGCAGAGAGTTGTCGCCGAATGGGCGGAAGCGCGTGGCTTGAAGGATATCCCCGTGTGTCAGTTAGAGCGTCCTAGCGAGGAGGCTCATGGGGATTACGCCACTCCAATGTGCATGCAGGTGGCCAAGAGAGCTGGCGCGCCTCCCCGTGTTCTCGCCGAGGAGCTGAGGGAGCGCTTGCTGGCTGCGCCTCCGGTTAGGGAGGTAGTGGAGGACATACAGGTGGCAGGCCCTGGTTTCCTCAACTTCTACTTGTCGCCCTTTGCTTACGCGCAGGCAGTAAGAGAGATGCTGGCCCAGGGGGACCTGATAGGGAAGGGGACCGACAAGCCTTATCCGCGGATAAATCTTGAGTTTGTAAGTGTTAATCCAAATGGTCCTCTGCATGTAGGTCACGGCCGCTACGCGGCTTACGGCGACTCTCTCCAACGATTGTTGAAGTACAGCGGGCACACCCTTTCCACCGAGTACTACATAAATGACTATGGTCGTCAAATGGACCGGTTCGGTCGCAGTGTAGCGGCGAGATATGCCCAGTCGTTTGGAGTCGAACTGCCCGTACCTGAGGATGGATATCAGGGCGAATACGTTAAGGATATTGCTCTTGCTCTAAGAGCGGAGGTCGGAGATAAGTACCTTGGCGTTTTGGAGGAAGTGGCTGCTGCTCTTAGCAAGGGTGGACGAGAGTCATTGTCTGCGACGGTGCGTGCGGTTGACCTTCTAGACGAGGACGAGGGCGAAGAAGGCGAAGCTGCTTTAGAGAGCGTGGAGTGGCCCGAAGTCCGTGGCTTACCCGAAGCGCTTGCCTACTTTAGGGAGCGGAGCTGCCAAGCAATGCTTGCGCAGATTCGCGAAGAACTAGAGCGTTTCGGAGTTGTATTTGACGTCTGGTTCAGCGAAAGCTTTCTTCACACGAGCGGTCGAGTACAAAGGGTGGTTGAGCGGCTACTTGCCTCGGGTGAAGCCTATTCAAAGGATGGAGCGATATGGCTGAGAACGAGCACGCGGGGTGACGATAAAGACCGCGTGCTTATTCGAAAAAACGGCCAGCCCACTTATTTTGCGGCCGACATCGCCTATCACGAGAACAAGCTCGAGCGCGGTTTTGACCACCTCATAAACATCTGGGGCGCAGATCACCATGGGTATGTCCCCCGTATGAAAGCGGCAGTTGAGATTTTGTCCGGTCGGGCTGACACGTTAGAAGTGATCATTGGCCAGCTGGTCAATTTGCTCGAGCAGGGAGAGCTCAAGCAGATGTCGACTCGCCGGGGCGAAATGGTCACCCTAAGAGAACTCACTGAGGCTATCGGGGTAGACGCAGCCCGGTTCTTCTTAGTGTCACGTTCCCCCGACCAGACGCTGGATCTAGATCTTGATCTGGCGCGACGCCAGTCTCAGGAAAACCCGGTGTACTACGTACAGTATGCTCACGCCCGCATCGCGAGCATCTTGCGCAACGCGCCGCTGGATTTGGAGGCGGCGGTCCCTACTGACAGGGCGGTTTTCTCCAGCGTATACGAGCGGGATCTGATCAAACGGCTGGAAAGCTTTGGGGCGGTGGTGCAAGATGCAGCCCAGCGGAGAGCTCCTCACCGGATTGCTGCGTATGCTCAAGATCTGGCAGGAGACTTTCACGTGTTCTACCGCCATTGTCGCGTACTTGGCACTAAGCCAGCAACAGCGGCGTCGCGCCTTGCTCTTTGTGTGCTTACCAAACGCGTGATCGGCCGGTGTCTTGACCTGCTGGGAGTGAGCGCTCCCGAAAGCATGTAG
- a CDS encoding 23S rRNA (pseudouridine(1915)-N(3))-methyltransferase RlmH, whose protein sequence is MRFFFICVGRLNREYQGVWDHYVGLLRPYARIEVREVPEAPSSMGTTQAQAKEAAQLLERLRSDIFLIAVDPRGTEFSSEGLSAFLAEKLRAGTSSFQFVLGGPTGLSAGILEKADTVWSLSKLTFPHQMARCIVLEQLYRAIRIERGEPYHR, encoded by the coding sequence GTGCGGTTCTTTTTCATTTGCGTGGGTCGGCTAAATCGCGAGTACCAGGGTGTATGGGATCATTACGTGGGGCTCTTGCGTCCATATGCCCGGATCGAGGTACGAGAGGTCCCTGAAGCACCTTCGAGTATGGGGACGACACAGGCGCAGGCCAAAGAGGCGGCACAGTTACTGGAGCGGTTGCGGTCCGACATTTTTCTGATAGCTGTAGACCCCCGAGGGACAGAGTTTTCTTCGGAAGGGCTGAGTGCATTTCTGGCGGAAAAACTCAGAGCAGGGACGAGCAGTTTCCAGTTTGTCCTTGGTGGACCAACGGGACTGTCTGCTGGCATTCTGGAGAAGGCGGATACGGTGTGGTCTCTGTCAAAATTAACCTTCCCACACCAGATGGCGCGCTGTATCGTCCTTGAGCAGCTATACCGCGCCATCCGTATTGAGCGGGGAGAGCCTTATCACCGTTGA
- a CDS encoding DUF4388 domain-containing protein, with protein MLLWGRIEEFPLTAVFQFLAMQRKSGCLVVEDYEDRGNLYFDRGRLALASMPEWDEKLEARLITSGLLEERRARACWMLAAEEGDTKPVAAYLLEAASAELEKLEDVLEKHLGDVVLQLMFWNLGNFSLRAQDQQFTLPMIRPLDVDTLLLDAYRRIDEGERPWREKVALESDLCLTCTMECTAEIKDRYLRKDICLWRAMPTLVRESMDKGERRKRRLLEEEDFDEDLPFL; from the coding sequence ATGTTGCTATGGGGCCGCATAGAAGAATTCCCACTCACTGCAGTTTTCCAGTTTCTGGCCATGCAGAGAAAATCCGGCTGTCTGGTGGTGGAAGACTACGAAGACAGGGGCAATCTGTATTTCGATAGAGGGCGGCTTGCACTGGCGAGCATGCCTGAGTGGGACGAAAAGCTGGAGGCGCGGCTGATAACCTCCGGCCTTCTTGAGGAACGGCGAGCTAGAGCATGCTGGATGTTAGCGGCAGAGGAAGGGGATACAAAGCCAGTCGCAGCTTATCTCCTGGAAGCTGCGTCAGCGGAGCTGGAGAAACTCGAGGATGTGTTGGAAAAGCATCTAGGCGACGTGGTCCTGCAGCTGATGTTCTGGAATCTGGGGAACTTTAGTCTAAGAGCACAAGACCAACAGTTTACGCTACCCATGATTCGTCCTCTGGATGTTGACACGCTGCTCCTCGACGCTTATCGCCGCATCGACGAGGGCGAGAGGCCTTGGCGAGAGAAGGTGGCGCTCGAGTCGGATCTTTGTCTGACATGCACCATGGAGTGCACAGCAGAGATTAAGGATCGTTATCTGAGAAAAGACATTTGCTTGTGGCGAGCTATGCCTACCCTTGTGAGAGAGTCGATGGACAAGGGGGAGAGGCGTAAGCGCAGGCTACTTGAAGAAGAAGATTTCGACGAGGATCTGCCCTTCCTATAA
- a CDS encoding acetate uptake transporter, with protein sequence MEQTKEKVLAAVQDTTANPAPLGLLGFGMTTVLLNIHNTGFYELGAMILAMGVFYGGLAQIFAGWMEWKKGNTFGTVAFSSYGLFWLTLVGLLLGPKLGWWEGTSEGLMAWYFFFWGLFTLCMFIGTLRLNRALQVVFATLVILFWLLAIRDWAGGNEIVGKIAGWEGIICGLSAIYAAFAQILNDVYGRVILPLGPVKK encoded by the coding sequence ATGGAGCAGACCAAAGAAAAGGTGCTCGCAGCGGTGCAGGACACTACCGCCAACCCAGCACCCCTGGGACTCCTGGGCTTTGGCATGACCACCGTGTTGCTCAACATTCACAACACCGGCTTTTACGAACTCGGGGCCATGATTTTGGCCATGGGAGTCTTCTACGGCGGCCTCGCTCAGATTTTTGCCGGCTGGATGGAATGGAAAAAGGGCAACACCTTCGGAACGGTGGCCTTCTCTTCTTATGGCCTTTTCTGGCTGACGCTCGTTGGCCTCCTCTTGGGCCCGAAGCTTGGCTGGTGGGAAGGCACCTCTGAGGGCCTAATGGCTTGGTACTTCTTCTTCTGGGGACTCTTTACTCTTTGCATGTTCATTGGCACTCTTAGACTTAATCGGGCGTTGCAAGTGGTCTTTGCCACTTTGGTGATTCTCTTCTGGTTGCTCGCTATTCGCGACTGGGCTGGCGGCAACGAGATCGTCGGCAAGATCGCTGGGTGGGAAGGCATTATCTGCGGTCTATCCGCTATTTACGCCGCCTTTGCTCAGATCCTAAACGACGTTTACGGGCGTGTGATTCTTCCTCTTGGCCCAGTCAAGAAATAG
- a CDS encoding metal ABC transporter permease: protein MMHWITEPFSYAFMQRALVGSLIVGIVCSVIGCYVVLRAMAFLGDALAHAILPGVAVAYLAGINLLAGALVAALLVSAGISLVSRSGKVREDTAIGIFFAAALALGVLLMSTMDSYAADLTHVLFGNVLGISRADLVLSGSLGAGVLLAVFLLYRQFLVLSFDPILGRTLGLRTSLLRTVLFVLLAVAIVVSLRAVGVALVAAMLVTPPAAAYLLVRRLPSMMAVSATIGVVSSVAGLYASYYCDVASGAAVVLAATAIFLVAYLFAPGRGSVWRLARKLAAKALRD from the coding sequence ATGATGCACTGGATAACAGAACCATTTTCCTATGCCTTTATGCAGCGGGCGTTGGTTGGCTCCTTGATCGTCGGGATCGTCTGCTCGGTGATCGGCTGTTACGTAGTTCTTCGCGCCATGGCTTTCTTGGGTGATGCTCTGGCTCACGCCATACTGCCCGGCGTAGCTGTGGCCTACTTAGCTGGGATCAATCTTTTGGCCGGGGCTCTGGTGGCGGCGCTGCTGGTGTCGGCAGGCATAAGCCTTGTATCACGTTCAGGTAAAGTGCGGGAGGACACTGCCATCGGCATTTTTTTCGCGGCGGCTCTCGCACTTGGGGTGCTTCTCATGAGCACCATGGATTCGTACGCTGCTGACCTCACTCACGTGCTTTTTGGTAACGTCCTAGGCATCAGCCGCGCTGACCTCGTGCTCTCGGGAAGCTTGGGGGCTGGTGTGTTACTTGCCGTGTTTCTTCTATACCGCCAGTTTCTGGTACTTTCCTTTGACCCCATCTTGGGACGCACTCTCGGGTTGCGGACAAGCTTGCTTCGCACAGTTCTCTTCGTGCTTCTTGCGGTTGCCATCGTAGTCTCGCTAAGAGCTGTCGGGGTGGCCCTGGTGGCGGCAATGCTAGTGACCCCTCCGGCGGCAGCGTATCTCTTGGTCCGGCGCCTTCCGAGCATGATGGCTGTCTCGGCGACAATCGGCGTTGTTTCTTCTGTAGCGGGGCTTTACGCTAGCTACTACTGCGACGTGGCTTCGGGTGCGGCGGTAGTACTGGCGGCGACCGCGATTTTTCTAGTGGCCTATCTTTTTGCCCCAGGCCGGGGCTCAGTGTGGCGCTTGGCTCGGAAATTGGCGGCCAAGGCACTCAGAGACTGA
- a CDS encoding metal ABC transporter ATP-binding protein: MRRLGTSRAKRELADAALEKDSLLYMRDLSVSYGGKKALDGITLRVRHGAQVAVVGPNGAGKSTLFKVLVGLVSPEEGSVLIHGHSPSRIRDPIAYVPQREEVDWRFPVTVYDVVAMGRYGQGKWLARLSSRDRELIQSSLERLGVAFLADRPIGELSGGQQQRVFLARALAQEPHVLLLDEPFTGVDLATKEAILGLLDELRHQGVTTLVSTHDLDLASARFDEVVLLNRRLVAAGMPEEVFTQENLARAFGSQMVLVNGKIAVVDQCCGGHGPVGGTDSCLCESCDKPHESA, translated from the coding sequence GTGAGGAGGCTGGGGACTAGCAGAGCGAAAAGAGAGTTGGCCGACGCTGCCCTGGAGAAGGATTCGCTTCTTTACATGAGGGACCTATCTGTCTCGTATGGTGGGAAGAAAGCGCTTGATGGGATCACTCTTCGCGTGCGTCATGGCGCCCAAGTGGCAGTAGTGGGGCCAAATGGCGCGGGCAAGTCAACACTGTTTAAAGTACTGGTGGGACTGGTTTCTCCCGAGGAAGGCAGCGTTCTGATTCATGGACACTCGCCCTCTCGAATCCGTGACCCTATAGCGTATGTGCCTCAACGCGAGGAGGTCGACTGGCGTTTTCCAGTAACTGTCTACGACGTTGTGGCCATGGGGCGCTACGGTCAAGGAAAGTGGCTGGCACGCCTCAGTTCCCGCGACCGAGAACTCATACAGAGTAGCCTGGAGAGGTTAGGAGTTGCCTTCTTGGCTGATCGGCCTATAGGCGAGCTCTCCGGTGGACAACAACAGCGAGTGTTTCTTGCTCGAGCCTTGGCCCAGGAGCCCCATGTGCTCTTACTGGATGAGCCTTTTACAGGTGTAGACCTTGCCACCAAGGAGGCCATTCTGGGATTGCTCGACGAGCTGCGCCATCAGGGCGTAACTACACTTGTTTCGACCCATGATCTTGATCTCGCCTCGGCGCGTTTTGATGAGGTGGTGCTCCTCAACCGCCGGCTGGTCGCGGCGGGGATGCCTGAGGAGGTATTTACCCAGGAGAATCTGGCCCGGGCCTTCGGCAGTCAGATGGTGCTTGTCAACGGGAAGATTGCAGTGGTTGACCAGTGTTGTGGAGGGCACGGCCCCGTGGGAGGAACAGACAGCTGCCTATGCGAGTCGTGTGATAAGCCGCACGAAAGCGCTTGA
- a CDS encoding metal ABC transporter substrate-binding protein, with amino-acid sequence MSCSTWSGLRRARARSARWVVAILLLLALLSVSACSKQAGAQEGGQLLVATDLSFLADIVKNVAGEMATVQAVIPEEVDPHAFQATPKDARLLSEANLVVINVRGLEPSLDELIDNVVVDRARLVEAAEGIPGRSEDPHVWLDPLNIVTYTGNIAEALSKLVPARASVFHRLEAQYNEQLQELDAWIRKEIASIPPSRRLLVTNHESLGYFAKRYGFTIIGAVFNTVSGEGSPSPRQLSGLVEAIRQTGAPAIFVEAGDNLQVAQQVADEAGVKLITDLRVHSLGGAAKTYLDMMRWNVTRIVEALR; translated from the coding sequence ATGTCGTGTAGCACATGGTCAGGTCTAAGACGCGCAAGAGCGCGGTCGGCGCGCTGGGTTGTTGCTATCTTGCTGTTGCTCGCGCTCCTGTCGGTAAGTGCTTGCTCCAAACAGGCGGGTGCGCAGGAGGGGGGGCAGCTGCTGGTAGCCACCGACCTAAGCTTCTTGGCCGACATTGTCAAGAACGTAGCTGGCGAGATGGCCACAGTTCAAGCTGTGATTCCAGAAGAAGTCGATCCGCACGCTTTTCAGGCGACTCCCAAGGATGCTCGTCTCCTCTCCGAGGCCAACCTGGTAGTGATAAACGTTCGCGGGCTTGAGCCCTCGCTCGATGAGCTTATCGACAACGTGGTAGTGGACAGAGCTCGGCTTGTGGAAGCCGCAGAAGGCATACCGGGTAGGTCAGAGGACCCGCACGTTTGGTTGGACCCCCTTAACATAGTTACTTATACCGGGAACATTGCCGAGGCGCTGTCGAAACTTGTGCCAGCCCGAGCCAGTGTGTTTCACAGGCTTGAAGCTCAATACAACGAACAACTACAGGAACTAGACGCGTGGATCAGAAAGGAGATCGCCTCCATTCCTCCGTCGAGGCGTCTATTGGTTACCAATCACGAGAGTCTAGGTTACTTCGCCAAGCGCTACGGCTTCACCATTATAGGGGCTGTCTTCAACACAGTGTCTGGGGAAGGCTCGCCCTCCCCTCGCCAACTCAGCGGTCTGGTGGAGGCTATCAGACAAACGGGGGCGCCAGCGATCTTTGTAGAGGCGGGTGATAACCTGCAAGTAGCACAGCAAGTTGCTGATGAGGCGGGAGTCAAACTGATAACTGACTTGCGCGTTCATTCGTTGGGTGGGGCTGCGAAGACTTATCTGGATATGATGCGGTGGAACGTAACGCGGATCGTGGAGGCGTTGCGGTGA
- a CDS encoding Crp/Fnr family transcriptional regulator — protein sequence MAGSRFLSALEDAGLEEVARGGLHLQFDKGAVIFREGEQAEGLHVLVAGRAKVYKTSPRGRAQTLLFARAGEPLGEVAALLGGRYPATAVALEPVKTVYLPRSSFLAAVRKNPEAAVRLLAVLAQRLRALTELVADLALRDVSERVASYILSQGTDSPSDNAITLSLSKKELATALGTVPETLSRSLAQLERAGAIESRGRVIYVRDRAFLAQLAGK from the coding sequence TTGGCCGGCAGCAGGTTTCTGAGCGCTCTGGAAGATGCTGGTCTAGAAGAAGTGGCCCGTGGAGGCTTACATCTGCAGTTTGACAAGGGCGCGGTGATTTTCCGAGAAGGCGAACAGGCCGAAGGGTTGCACGTATTGGTTGCCGGCAGGGCGAAGGTTTACAAGACTTCCCCTCGCGGTCGCGCGCAGACCCTGCTTTTTGCGAGAGCTGGTGAACCACTGGGGGAGGTAGCGGCGTTGCTGGGGGGGAGGTACCCTGCAACCGCGGTGGCGCTGGAGCCGGTGAAAACCGTCTACTTGCCCCGAAGTAGCTTTCTTGCCGCAGTTAGGAAAAACCCTGAAGCGGCTGTACGACTTCTTGCTGTTCTAGCGCAACGCTTACGTGCTCTCACCGAGCTGGTTGCAGACCTTGCCCTGCGGGACGTATCGGAACGTGTGGCTAGCTACATCCTTTCTCAGGGGACAGATAGCCCCTCGGACAACGCCATAACGTTGAGTTTGTCAAAGAAGGAGCTGGCGACAGCTCTGGGAACTGTCCCCGAGACCCTCTCTCGGTCATTGGCGCAACTGGAGCGAGCTGGAGCGATTGAATCCCGTGGTCGCGTCATTTACGTGCGTGACCGAGCCTTTCTTGCTCAGCTTGCTGGAAAGTAA
- the hcp gene encoding hydroxylamine reductase: MFCYQCEQTARSVACTVKGVCGKEDQVAALQDALVYALKGLALAIERYPDSRSLSRDIYHKLATGLFVTLTNVNFDPVAVANWVHEVTKLRDSLKDELVATNPSIAFPEAPANFVPAERLEELADQGREHGINNEASRDPNIRSLQHTVLYGLKGIAAYAHHAAELGYHDEQVDRFLVQALCDLSRFQQGDLGAWVDRALRVGEINYKTMALLDRANTETFGVPVPTAVPLGVKKGKAILVSGHDFQDLQAILEQSQEKGITVYTHGEMLPAHAYPKLKAYPHLYGNWGTAWQNQKKEFPEFPGAILVTTNCIQIPLDTYKDNVFTSTVVGVPNARHIEGRDFSAVIERALELPGFPADAPGKTVQVGFMRNAVLEHAESIIALVKAGKIRHFFLVGGCDGAKPGRDYYTRFVELTPPDTIVLTLACGKYRFYDKDLGTIEGIPRLLDMGQCNDAYSAVQVALALAEAFGVNVNELPLSLILSWYEQKAVAILLSLLSLGIKNIRLGPTLPAFLTPDVTEYIVKNFDLKLITTPEEDLKAILG; this comes from the coding sequence ATGTTCTGTTACCAATGCGAGCAAACGGCGCGTTCAGTGGCATGCACCGTCAAAGGGGTGTGTGGCAAAGAAGATCAGGTAGCCGCACTGCAGGACGCCCTCGTGTACGCCTTGAAGGGACTGGCGTTAGCGATTGAGCGCTACCCTGACTCTCGCTCGCTTTCTCGTGACATATACCACAAGCTCGCCACAGGCCTGTTCGTTACGCTCACTAACGTGAACTTCGATCCCGTGGCAGTGGCCAATTGGGTGCACGAGGTGACAAAGCTTCGCGACAGCTTAAAGGACGAACTGGTAGCGACCAACCCTAGCATCGCGTTCCCTGAGGCACCAGCGAATTTTGTACCTGCGGAGAGACTAGAAGAACTAGCCGACCAAGGCCGCGAGCATGGCATCAACAACGAAGCTTCTCGAGACCCCAACATTCGCTCCCTACAACACACTGTCCTTTACGGACTGAAGGGCATAGCTGCTTATGCCCATCATGCTGCTGAGCTTGGCTACCATGACGAGCAGGTGGACAGATTTCTAGTGCAGGCCCTTTGCGACCTAAGCCGATTTCAACAAGGTGACCTGGGTGCCTGGGTAGATAGAGCGCTACGGGTGGGAGAAATCAACTACAAGACCATGGCACTCCTGGACCGAGCCAACACTGAGACGTTTGGCGTCCCGGTTCCTACAGCCGTGCCACTCGGGGTAAAGAAAGGTAAGGCCATCCTCGTATCAGGTCATGACTTTCAGGATCTGCAAGCCATATTGGAACAATCACAAGAAAAGGGCATAACTGTCTATACACACGGTGAAATGCTGCCCGCTCACGCCTATCCCAAACTCAAGGCGTATCCCCACCTGTACGGGAATTGGGGCACCGCTTGGCAGAATCAAAAAAAGGAATTCCCAGAGTTCCCGGGTGCGATTCTTGTAACAACTAACTGCATCCAGATTCCTCTGGACACCTACAAGGACAACGTCTTTACCTCCACGGTGGTCGGAGTGCCCAATGCCCGACACATCGAGGGACGAGACTTCAGCGCAGTGATCGAACGCGCCCTTGAGCTTCCAGGATTCCCTGCTGATGCACCGGGGAAAACTGTACAGGTGGGATTTATGCGTAACGCGGTTCTCGAGCACGCCGAAAGCATCATCGCGCTGGTGAAAGCTGGCAAGATCCGCCACTTTTTCTTGGTGGGCGGGTGCGACGGCGCCAAACCTGGCCGGGACTATTACACGAGATTCGTTGAGCTGACCCCTCCGGACACCATCGTCCTCACCTTGGCGTGTGGCAAATACCGCTTCTACGACAAGGATCTGGGAACTATTGAGGGTATCCCGCGCCTACTCGACATGGGGCAGTGCAATGACGCCTATTCAGCCGTCCAGGTAGCTCTAGCACTCGCCGAAGCATTTGGGGTGAACGTGAACGAGCTACCTCTCTCGCTTATCCTTTCATGGTATGAGCAAAAAGCGGTGGCCATTCTGTTGTCTTTACTTAGCCTGGGGATCAAGAACATCCGTCTAGGTCCTACTCTGCCCGCATTTCTGACCCCGGATGTCACGGAATATATCGTCAAGAATTTTGACCTTAAGCTGATTACTACCCCGGAGGAGGACCTGAAAGCGATTTTGGGGTAG
- the hisG gene encoding ATP phosphoribosyltransferase, with protein sequence MVLKLGLPKGSLENATVELFRRAGFNVTVSSRSYYPAIDDPEIECMLIRAQEMARYVENGVLDAGITGLDWVKETGATVHTVCDLVYAKQSFGKVRWVLAVPENSPVQSVRDLEGKVIATELVETTKRYLAANGVNAKVEFSWGATEVKPPDLADAIVEVTETGSSLRANKLRIVETVLESNTQLIANVQSWQDPQKRRKIEDIALLLQGAIAALSKVGLMLNVRKSDLPAVLNVLPALRKPTISALSDEEWLAVNTVVDEAIVREIIPRLKEAGAEGIVEYPLNKIVM encoded by the coding sequence ATGGTTCTAAAACTTGGTCTTCCTAAAGGCAGTTTGGAGAATGCCACCGTTGAGCTTTTTCGACGGGCTGGGTTTAACGTGACTGTAAGTAGCCGTTCCTACTATCCAGCGATTGACGATCCCGAGATCGAGTGCATGCTTATCCGGGCTCAGGAGATGGCTAGGTATGTAGAGAACGGCGTGCTTGACGCCGGGATAACCGGACTTGATTGGGTCAAGGAGACCGGGGCTACTGTCCATACGGTCTGCGACTTGGTCTATGCAAAGCAAAGTTTCGGCAAGGTGCGCTGGGTGCTTGCGGTTCCGGAGAACTCCCCCGTCCAGAGTGTAAGAGATCTGGAAGGAAAAGTAATCGCCACGGAGCTGGTTGAGACCACCAAGCGCTACCTGGCGGCAAACGGCGTGAACGCCAAGGTGGAGTTTAGCTGGGGAGCCACCGAGGTTAAGCCGCCGGATTTGGCGGACGCCATTGTAGAGGTCACAGAAACGGGGAGCTCGCTCCGGGCCAACAAACTGCGCATTGTCGAGACGGTGCTTGAGTCAAATACGCAACTTATAGCCAACGTTCAATCCTGGCAGGATCCGCAGAAACGGCGCAAGATCGAGGACATCGCTCTCTTGCTCCAAGGGGCCATAGCGGCCCTGAGCAAAGTGGGCTTGATGCTCAACGTGCGCAAGTCTGATCTTCCTGCCGTACTGAACGTGCTGCCAGCCCTACGCAAACCAACTATTTCCGCACTAAGCGACGAAGAGTGGCTGGCGGTAAACACCGTGGTTGATGAAGCTATCGTGCGCGAAATAATTCCCCGGTTGAAGGAGGCCGGTGCCGAGGGGATAGTGGAGTATCCGCTAAACAAGATCGTGATGTAA